The following coding sequences lie in one Streptomyces albofaciens JCM 4342 genomic window:
- a CDS encoding GNAT family N-acetyltransferase, with the protein MAELRTERLVLRRWRESDLGPWAAVNADPEVREHLGDLLTRDRSDASVRRYEADFDRRGYGWWAVEVRATGEFVGFAGLDDTDDDMPFKGVEIGWRLARSAWGQGYATEAARAGLDFGFDVLGLPEILAVTTAANVRSRAVMRRIGMTRDPADDFDDPYAPEGPLRPSVLYRIGRGGRR; encoded by the coding sequence ATGGCTGAACTGCGTACCGAACGCCTCGTCCTCCGCCGGTGGCGGGAGTCCGACCTCGGCCCCTGGGCGGCGGTGAACGCCGACCCCGAGGTACGGGAGCACTTGGGCGACCTGCTCACCCGCGACCGGAGCGACGCCTCCGTGCGGCGCTACGAGGCCGACTTCGACCGGCGCGGCTACGGCTGGTGGGCGGTCGAAGTGCGGGCCACGGGCGAGTTCGTCGGCTTCGCGGGACTGGACGACACGGACGACGACATGCCGTTCAAGGGGGTGGAGATCGGCTGGCGGCTCGCGCGCTCGGCATGGGGACAGGGGTATGCCACCGAGGCCGCCCGGGCGGGCCTGGACTTCGGCTTCGACGTCCTCGGACTTCCCGAGATCCTCGCGGTGACGACGGCCGCCAACGTCCGTTCCCGGGCCGTCATGCGCCGTATCGGCATGACCCGGGACCCGGCCGACGACTTCGACGACCCGTACGCGCCCGAAGGCCCGCTCCGTCCGAGCGTGCTGTACCGGATCGGGCGTGGCGGGCGGAGGTGA
- a CDS encoding OB-fold nucleic acid binding domain-containing protein, whose translation MPPISGTPEALSAPLVVEFPFTRSLGPVQSAFLTGLRERTVLGVRTTDGRVLVPPVEYDPVTAEEIRDLVEVGTTGTVTTWAWNPAPRRGQPLATPFAWVLVRLDGADTALLHALDAAGPDAVRTGMRVRVRWAGERTGAITDIACFEPYEGGAAAGETTPHSDEAGEQNPHSGETGAPARHSDSIREPAPHRGETREPAPHRGEAREPVPHSGEFADPVTGITAPARLDYTYAPGRAQSRYLAALAERRTVGERCPSCRKVYVPPRGACPTCGVATRDQVEVGPNGTVTTFCIVNIKAKNLDIEVPYVYAHIALDGADLALHARIGGIPYDEVRMGLRVEPVWRDGSRYPDHYRPTGEPDADYDSYKELI comes from the coding sequence ATGCCACCGATCTCCGGTACTCCCGAGGCGCTGTCGGCCCCGCTCGTCGTGGAGTTCCCCTTCACCCGGTCGCTCGGGCCCGTACAGAGCGCCTTCCTCACCGGGCTGCGCGAGCGGACCGTCCTCGGCGTGCGGACCACCGACGGGCGGGTGCTGGTGCCGCCCGTCGAGTACGACCCGGTCACCGCCGAGGAGATACGCGACCTCGTCGAGGTCGGCACCACCGGCACCGTCACCACCTGGGCCTGGAACCCGGCCCCGCGCCGCGGCCAGCCGCTGGCCACCCCGTTCGCCTGGGTGCTGGTGCGCCTCGACGGCGCGGACACGGCGCTGCTGCACGCCCTGGACGCGGCCGGGCCGGACGCGGTGCGCACCGGGATGCGGGTACGCGTCCGGTGGGCCGGGGAGCGCACGGGAGCCATCACGGACATCGCGTGCTTCGAGCCGTACGAGGGCGGGGCGGCGGCCGGGGAGACCACGCCGCACAGCGACGAGGCCGGGGAACAGAATCCGCACAGCGGCGAGACCGGCGCACCGGCCCGGCACAGCGATTCGATCAGGGAACCAGCTCCGCACAGGGGTGAGACCAGGGAACCAGCTCCGCACAGGGGTGAGGCCAGGGAACCAGTCCCGCACAGCGGTGAGTTCGCCGATCCCGTCACCGGTATCACCGCCCCCGCCCGCCTCGACTACACCTACGCGCCCGGCCGCGCCCAGTCCCGCTACCTCGCCGCCCTCGCCGAGCGCCGCACGGTCGGCGAGCGCTGCCCGTCCTGCCGCAAGGTCTACGTACCGCCCCGCGGCGCCTGCCCCACCTGCGGCGTGGCCACCCGCGACCAGGTCGAGGTCGGCCCCAACGGGACGGTCACCACCTTCTGCATCGTCAACATCAAGGCGAAGAACCTCGACATCGAGGTGCCGTACGTGTACGCGCACATCGCCCTGGACGGCGCCGACCTGGCCCTGCACGCGCGCATCGGCGGCATCCCGTACGACGAGGTACGGATGGGCCTGCGGGTCGAGCCCGTGTGGCGCGACGGCAGCCGCTATCCGGACCACTACCGGCCCACCGGCGAACCCGACGCCGACTACGACAGCTACAAGGAGCTGATCTGA
- a CDS encoding cytochrome P450 family protein, with translation MDIDGAEPDGAPCGEYGPCVRLDPEARDPRSGPDPLCAAGPVVPVLLPGGVTAWLVTWHQTGKTVLADSRFVKDIGAWRAWRSGEVPRSWPLAPLLTVANMTTATAGDHTRLRAPLARAFTARRVARLRPRVGELAGELLDRLAADRPAGPVELRVRFAHPLPIGVICELFGVPDDRRPRLRSLCQALFATPAGPADALATHRELRATLAGLLRAKHDRPGDDLTSALVAPGHGLSGAELVDTLLLMIVAGHETTVNLLVNAVYALLAHPRQLALVRSGQVPWSAVVEETLRWDPPVANFPFRYALCDVDLAGRTIRAGDAVMLSYTAFGRDPRQHGPGADRFDITRPPTRHLTFGHGIHHCLGAPLARLEAAVALPALFDRFPGLALADPGRPPLRRPSLVFNGLRELPVVLGPPGG, from the coding sequence ATGGACATCGACGGCGCGGAGCCCGACGGCGCCCCTTGCGGTGAGTACGGCCCGTGTGTGCGGCTCGACCCGGAGGCGCGCGATCCCCGCTCCGGCCCGGACCCGCTGTGCGCGGCGGGGCCGGTGGTGCCGGTCCTGCTGCCGGGCGGGGTGACGGCCTGGCTGGTGACCTGGCATCAGACCGGGAAGACGGTGCTGGCGGACAGCCGCTTCGTCAAGGACATCGGGGCCTGGCGCGCCTGGCGCAGCGGCGAGGTGCCGCGCTCGTGGCCGCTGGCGCCGCTGCTGACCGTCGCGAACATGACCACCGCGACGGCGGGCGACCACACCCGGCTGCGCGCGCCGCTGGCCCGCGCGTTCACCGCGCGCCGCGTGGCGCGGCTCCGGCCGCGCGTCGGGGAACTGGCCGGAGAGCTGCTGGACCGTCTCGCCGCCGACCGTCCGGCGGGCCCCGTCGAGCTGCGCGTCCGCTTCGCCCACCCGCTGCCGATAGGAGTCATCTGCGAGCTGTTCGGCGTGCCCGACGACCGCCGGCCCCGGCTGCGGTCGCTGTGCCAGGCCCTGTTCGCCACCCCGGCGGGCCCGGCCGACGCCCTGGCCACCCACCGCGAGCTGCGCGCCACGCTCGCCGGCCTGCTCCGCGCCAAGCACGACCGCCCCGGGGACGACCTGACGAGCGCGCTGGTGGCCCCCGGCCACGGCCTCAGCGGTGCCGAACTCGTCGACACGCTCCTGCTGATGATCGTCGCGGGCCATGAGACCACGGTGAACCTTCTGGTCAACGCGGTGTACGCACTGCTGGCCCACCCCCGTCAGCTGGCCCTCGTACGCAGCGGGCAGGTGCCCTGGAGCGCGGTGGTCGAGGAGACACTGCGCTGGGACCCGCCGGTCGCCAACTTCCCGTTCCGCTACGCGCTGTGCGACGTGGACCTGGCCGGCCGGACCATCCGCGCGGGCGACGCGGTGATGCTGTCGTACACCGCCTTCGGCCGCGACCCCCGGCAGCACGGGCCCGGTGCGGACCGCTTCGACATCACCCGGCCGCCCACCCGGCACCTGACGTTCGGGCACGGCATCCACCACTGCCTCGGCGCGCCGCTCGCCCGCCTGGAGGCGGCGGTCGCCCTCCCCGCGCTCTTCGACCGCTTCCCCGGCCTCGCCCTGGCGGACCCCGGGCGGCCGCCGCTCCGCCGCCCGTCCCTGGTCTTCAACGGCCTACGGGAGCTGCCGGTCGTCCTCGGCCCACCCGGCGGCTGA
- a CDS encoding crotonase/enoyl-CoA hydratase family protein — protein sequence MGGTEHLTVTRDGATLVLTLDRPEAKNALSLPMLVGLYDGWIAADEDDTVRSIVLTGAGGAFCSGMDLKALAGRGMDGGPYRDRLAADPDLHWKAMLRHHRPRKPVIAAVEGACVAGGTEILQGTDIRVAGRGATFGLFEVRRGLFPIGGSTVRLPRQIPRTHALEMLLTGRPYTAEEAARIGLIGHVVPDGDALGTALEIAGRINACGPLAVEAVKASVYETAGMTEEDGLKAELERGWPIFGTADAQEGSRAFAEKRPPVFRRA from the coding sequence ATGGGCGGGACCGAACATCTGACGGTGACGCGCGACGGCGCGACCCTGGTGCTCACCCTCGACCGGCCGGAGGCGAAGAACGCGCTGTCGCTGCCGATGCTGGTGGGCCTGTACGACGGCTGGATTGCGGCCGACGAGGACGACACCGTGCGCTCGATCGTGCTCACCGGCGCGGGCGGCGCCTTCTGCTCCGGCATGGACCTCAAGGCGCTGGCGGGCCGCGGCATGGACGGCGGACCGTACCGCGACCGCCTGGCGGCCGACCCGGACCTGCACTGGAAGGCGATGCTGCGCCACCACCGCCCGCGCAAGCCCGTGATCGCCGCCGTCGAGGGCGCCTGCGTCGCCGGCGGCACGGAGATCCTCCAGGGCACCGACATCCGGGTCGCCGGGCGCGGTGCCACGTTCGGGCTGTTCGAGGTGCGGCGGGGGCTGTTCCCCATCGGCGGGTCCACGGTCCGCCTCCCGCGCCAGATCCCGCGCACCCACGCGCTGGAGATGCTGCTCACCGGGCGCCCGTACACCGCCGAGGAGGCCGCCCGCATCGGCCTGATCGGCCATGTCGTGCCGGACGGCGACGCGCTCGGCACGGCCCTGGAGATCGCCGGGCGGATCAACGCGTGCGGCCCGCTCGCCGTCGAGGCGGTCAAGGCTTCCGTCTACGAGACCGCCGGGATGACCGAGGAGGACGGGCTGAAGGCCGAACTGGAACGCGGCTGGCCCATCTTCGGTACGGCCGACGCGCAGGAGGGCTCCAGGGCCTTCGCCGAGAAGCGCCCGCCCGTCTTCCGGCGCGCCTGA
- a CDS encoding RNA polymerase subunit sigma-70: protein MGTRGRADADARAEAAVRDGDEEAFARLAERYRHELRVHCYRMLGSFTDAEDLVQEALLRAWRKRRSFEGRATFRAWLYRIATNACLDALASPARSREIVVAVDSTGAAKRSAPAEVTWLQPYPDALLDLAAPADGGPEAAAIARETIELAFLAAVQHLPPRQRAVLILRDVVGLPAAETAGALDLSTAAVKSALQRARATLREQLPERRADWGRGATGPGEAERALLRRFVAASRAADIDALAALLREDARQTMPPARLVFDGRTAVIAMWRAALEDGRAWGDWHAVPVAVNRQPAVVNYARTPGSPAYTPVNIDVLRVEDGRIAEITTFAPDLLPALGLPDTVAPGDVH from the coding sequence GTGGGAACGAGGGGGCGTGCGGACGCGGACGCGCGGGCGGAGGCCGCGGTCCGGGACGGGGACGAGGAGGCGTTCGCGCGGCTCGCCGAGCGCTACCGGCACGAACTGCGGGTGCACTGCTACCGCATGCTCGGCTCCTTCACCGACGCCGAGGACCTGGTGCAGGAGGCGCTGCTGCGGGCCTGGCGCAAGCGGCGGAGCTTCGAGGGGCGGGCGACGTTCCGGGCGTGGCTGTACCGGATCGCCACCAACGCCTGCCTGGACGCGCTGGCCAGTCCCGCCCGGTCGCGGGAGATCGTGGTGGCGGTCGACAGTACGGGCGCGGCGAAGCGCTCCGCCCCGGCCGAGGTCACCTGGCTCCAGCCGTATCCGGACGCACTGCTGGACCTGGCCGCACCGGCCGACGGCGGCCCGGAGGCCGCGGCGATCGCCAGGGAGACCATCGAACTGGCCTTTCTGGCGGCGGTCCAGCACCTGCCGCCCCGTCAGCGGGCCGTGCTGATCCTGCGCGATGTGGTCGGCCTGCCCGCCGCGGAGACGGCCGGGGCGCTCGACCTGAGCACCGCCGCGGTCAAGAGCGCGCTGCAACGCGCCCGCGCCACGCTGCGCGAGCAGTTGCCCGAGCGGCGCGCCGACTGGGGCCGGGGAGCCACCGGCCCCGGTGAGGCCGAACGCGCGCTCCTCCGGCGGTTCGTCGCGGCCTCCCGGGCCGCCGACATCGACGCGCTGGCCGCCCTGTTGCGCGAGGATGCCCGGCAGACCATGCCGCCCGCCCGCCTGGTGTTCGACGGGCGTACGGCCGTCATCGCCATGTGGCGTGCGGCCCTGGAGGACGGGCGGGCTTGGGGCGACTGGCACGCCGTACCGGTCGCGGTGAACCGGCAGCCGGCCGTGGTGAACTACGCCCGGACGCCCGGGTCGCCGGCGTACACCCCGGTCAACATCGACGTGCTGCGCGTCGAGGACGGCCGGATCGCGGAGATCACCACCTTCGCGCCGGATCTGCTGCCCGCCCTCGGGCTCCCGGACACCGTGGCGCCCGGCGACGTCCACTGA
- a CDS encoding chorismate mutase, whose amino-acid sequence MARTLRTSLRRLLTAGAAAAVLLTAAPAAGAAPATPGVAHALRPLAGLSAQRLATADLVAAAKWGTGSPVDDPVRERQVLDAVARQAAELGTDPRRTARIFRDQIEANKMVQRGLHRRWTADPSQAPTRRPDLGRVREEINRVNGALVRAIAASGAARTSPRCLRSLVRDTAGVRQERDLDALHTVALVRSVRSVCGADASRPASSAAGWAEDDRQLP is encoded by the coding sequence GTGGCACGCACCCTACGTACCTCCCTGCGCCGGCTGCTCACCGCGGGCGCCGCCGCGGCCGTTCTCCTCACCGCCGCCCCGGCGGCCGGTGCGGCACCGGCGACGCCCGGCGTGGCGCACGCCCTGCGCCCCCTCGCCGGCCTGTCCGCCCAACGCCTGGCCACCGCCGACCTGGTGGCCGCCGCGAAGTGGGGGACCGGCAGCCCGGTCGACGACCCGGTGCGCGAGCGGCAGGTGCTGGACGCCGTCGCGCGGCAGGCCGCGGAGCTGGGCACCGATCCGCGGCGGACCGCGCGGATCTTCCGGGACCAGATCGAGGCGAACAAGATGGTGCAGCGCGGGCTGCACCGCCGCTGGACCGCCGACCCATCGCAGGCGCCCACCCGGCGGCCGGATCTCGGCCGGGTGCGCGAGGAGATCAACCGCGTCAACGGCGCTCTGGTACGGGCGATCGCCGCCTCCGGCGCGGCCCGTACGTCGCCGCGCTGCCTCCGTTCCCTGGTGCGCGACACCGCCGGCGTACGGCAGGAGCGGGACCTCGACGCCCTGCACACGGTGGCGCTGGTCCGTTCCGTACGGTCGGTGTGCGGGGCGGACGCGTCGCGCCCGGCGTCGTCAGCCGCCGGGTGGGCCGAGGACGACCGGCAGCTCCCGTAG
- a CDS encoding acyl-CoA synthetase, which yields MEYNLADLFESVVDTVPGREALVYLDHPGTGAERRLTYAELDRAANRLAHHLRDRGVTPGSHVGLHLYNGVEYLQALYACLKIRAVPVNVNYRYVEDELAYLYRDADLVALVFDAEFTGRVAAVLPRAERLRHLVRVGTPPPGTPEPAIAPVPFERAEAAGSPDRDFAPRSAGDRLVIYTGGTTGMPKGVMWRHEDIFFSGMGGGAPTGEPVRRPEELAERVAAGGEGLVFFPTPPLMHGTSTLTAFIAFHFGQKVVLHRKYVPEEVLRTIERERVTSVSLVGDAMLRPLADALAGPLKGTDCSSLFSVSSSGAILSETVRAQFTALVPGALLLNNFGSSESGFNGTATEDSGPDRGFRLRVNAHTAVVDPASPAHAPVAAGEVGRLALRGHVPLGYYNDPRKTAETFFEADGERWVLLGDLATVDETGIVTVLGRGSQCINSGGEKVFPEEVEQALKAHPDVYDALVAGVPDPRWGSRVAAVVQLREGAGPLDLEAVQEHCRARLAGYKVPRSVVFTERIRRSPSGKADYRWAKAVASGTGAP from the coding sequence GTGGAATACAACCTCGCCGATCTGTTCGAGTCGGTCGTCGACACGGTTCCCGGCCGGGAGGCGCTGGTGTACCTGGACCACCCGGGTACGGGCGCGGAGCGCCGGCTGACGTACGCGGAGCTGGACCGCGCGGCCAACCGGCTCGCCCACCACCTGCGCGACCGCGGTGTCACCCCGGGCTCGCACGTCGGCCTGCACCTCTACAACGGCGTCGAATACCTCCAGGCCCTCTACGCCTGCCTGAAGATCCGCGCCGTCCCCGTGAACGTCAACTACCGCTACGTCGAGGACGAGTTGGCGTACCTCTACCGGGACGCCGACCTGGTCGCGCTGGTCTTCGACGCGGAGTTCACCGGCCGGGTCGCCGCCGTCCTGCCGCGCGCGGAGCGGCTGCGCCATCTCGTACGGGTGGGCACACCACCGCCGGGCACGCCGGAACCCGCCATCGCGCCGGTGCCGTTCGAGCGGGCCGAGGCGGCCGGCTCACCCGACCGGGACTTCGCGCCGCGCTCCGCCGGCGACCGGCTCGTGATCTACACCGGTGGCACCACCGGCATGCCGAAGGGCGTGATGTGGCGGCACGAGGACATCTTCTTCTCCGGCATGGGCGGCGGCGCGCCCACCGGCGAGCCGGTACGGCGCCCCGAGGAGCTGGCCGAACGCGTCGCCGCGGGCGGCGAGGGCCTGGTCTTCTTCCCCACTCCCCCGCTGATGCACGGCACCTCCACCCTCACCGCGTTCATCGCCTTCCACTTCGGCCAGAAGGTCGTCCTGCACCGCAAGTACGTGCCGGAGGAAGTGCTGCGCACCATCGAGCGCGAGAGGGTGACCAGTGTCTCGCTGGTGGGTGACGCGATGCTGCGCCCGCTCGCGGACGCGCTCGCGGGCCCGCTCAAGGGCACCGACTGCTCCTCGCTGTTCAGCGTCAGCAGCTCCGGGGCGATCCTCTCGGAGACCGTACGGGCCCAGTTCACCGCGCTGGTCCCGGGCGCCCTGCTGCTCAACAACTTCGGCTCGTCGGAGTCGGGCTTCAACGGCACCGCCACCGAGGACTCGGGACCGGACAGGGGCTTCCGGCTACGCGTCAACGCGCACACCGCCGTGGTCGACCCGGCGTCCCCGGCGCACGCCCCGGTGGCGGCCGGCGAGGTGGGGCGGCTCGCCCTGCGCGGGCATGTACCACTCGGCTACTACAACGACCCGCGCAAGACCGCCGAGACGTTCTTCGAGGCGGACGGCGAACGGTGGGTGCTGCTCGGTGACCTGGCCACCGTCGACGAGACGGGCATCGTCACCGTCCTCGGGCGCGGCTCGCAGTGCATCAACTCCGGTGGCGAGAAGGTCTTCCCGGAGGAGGTCGAGCAGGCGCTGAAGGCCCATCCGGACGTGTACGACGCGCTGGTGGCCGGTGTGCCGGACCCGCGCTGGGGCAGCCGGGTCGCCGCCGTCGTACAACTGCGGGAGGGGGCCGGGCCGCTGGACCTGGAGGCGGTGCAGGAGCACTGCCGGGCCCGGCTGGCCGGCTACAAGGTGCCCCGCTCGGTCGTCTTCACCGAGCGCATCCGGCGCTCCCCGAGCGGCAAGGCGGACTACCGGTGGGCGAAGGCGGTGGCGTCCGGCACGGGCGCCCCATGA
- the paaK gene encoding phenylacetate--CoA ligase PaaK has product MGTATEPFDAVRRLTAEELRARQLERLRASLRHAYENVPFYRQSFDRAGVRPEDCRSLDDLARFPFTVKDDLRANYPFGMFAVPQDAVRRIHASSGTTGRPTVVGYTERDLSVWAEVVARSIHAAGGRPGHKVHIAYGYGLFTGGLGAHYGAERLGCTVVPASGGMTARQVRIIQDFRPEIIMVTPSYMLTLLDEFERQGVDPRTTSLKVGIFGAEPWTEEMRREIEERFAIDAVDIYGLSEVMGPGVAQECVETKDGLHIWEDHFYPEVVDPVTGEPLPDGEHGELVFTSLTKEALPVVRYRTRDLTRLLPGTARPAFRRMEKVTGRCDDMIILRGVNLFPAQVEEIVLRTPGVAPHFQLRLTREGRMDHLTVRAEARPDATPEARTAAVGRIARDVKDGIGVSVAVEIVDPETLERSVGKLKRIVDMRP; this is encoded by the coding sequence ATCGGCACCGCCACGGAACCGTTCGACGCGGTACGGCGACTGACCGCCGAGGAGCTGCGGGCACGGCAACTGGAGCGGCTGCGCGCCTCGTTGCGGCATGCGTACGAGAACGTCCCGTTCTACCGGCAGTCCTTCGACCGGGCCGGCGTCCGCCCCGAGGACTGCCGCTCGCTCGACGACCTCGCGCGCTTCCCGTTCACCGTGAAGGACGACCTGCGGGCCAACTACCCCTTCGGCATGTTCGCCGTCCCCCAGGACGCCGTGCGCCGCATCCACGCCTCCAGCGGTACGACCGGCCGCCCGACCGTCGTCGGCTACACCGAGCGCGACCTGTCCGTCTGGGCCGAGGTGGTGGCCCGTTCGATCCACGCGGCCGGCGGCCGGCCCGGCCACAAGGTGCACATCGCGTACGGCTACGGCCTGTTCACCGGCGGGCTCGGCGCGCACTACGGCGCCGAACGGCTCGGCTGTACGGTCGTCCCGGCCTCCGGCGGCATGACCGCCCGGCAGGTGCGGATCATCCAGGACTTCCGGCCCGAGATCATCATGGTGACGCCGTCCTACATGCTCACGCTCCTCGACGAGTTCGAGCGCCAGGGCGTCGACCCGCGGACCACCTCCCTCAAGGTCGGGATATTCGGCGCGGAGCCGTGGACGGAGGAGATGCGCCGGGAGATCGAGGAGCGCTTCGCCATCGACGCGGTGGACATCTACGGCCTCTCGGAGGTCATGGGCCCCGGCGTCGCCCAGGAGTGTGTGGAGACCAAGGACGGGCTGCACATCTGGGAGGACCACTTCTACCCGGAGGTGGTCGACCCGGTCACCGGCGAACCGCTGCCGGACGGCGAGCACGGGGAACTGGTCTTCACCTCACTGACCAAGGAGGCCCTGCCGGTGGTCCGCTACCGCACCCGGGACCTGACCCGGCTGCTGCCCGGCACCGCCCGCCCCGCCTTCCGCCGCATGGAGAAGGTCACCGGCCGCTGCGACGACATGATCATCCTGCGCGGCGTGAACCTCTTCCCCGCCCAGGTCGAGGAGATCGTGCTGCGTACCCCGGGCGTCGCGCCCCACTTCCAGCTGCGGCTGACCCGCGAGGGCCGGATGGACCACCTGACCGTACGGGCGGAGGCACGCCCGGACGCCACCCCCGAGGCACGCACGGCCGCCGTCGGCCGGATCGCCCGCGACGTCAAGGACGGCATCGGCGTCTCCGTGGCCGTCGAAATCGTCGACCCGGAAACGCTGGAACGCTCCGTCGGCAAGCTGAAGCGCATCGTCGACATGCGACCGTGA
- a CDS encoding thiolase domain-containing protein codes for MSATPGPAEMPSPVPAAPPAREVAVVAFAQSRHTRDTAEISEAELLLPVLQDALGQAGLRAGEIDFTCSGSSDYLAGRAFSFTMALDSVGAWPPIAESHVETDGAWALYEAWVKLLTGDAGTALVYAYGKSSSGEVRDVLSRQLDPYYVAPLWPDSVALAALQAQALIDAGATDEAALAGVAARSRADAAAGPHARPTGPVPHGPYVVRPLRTGDCPPVTDGAAAVVLAAGDTARRLCDRPAWIRGMDHRTEAHALGVRDLTDSPSTRLAAERAGAFERPVDTAELHAPFTSQEVILRRALRLADGVRINPSGGALAANPMMATGLVRIGEAARRIREGASRRALAHATSGPCLQQNLVAVLEGDPR; via the coding sequence ATGTCCGCGACCCCCGGCCCCGCCGAAATGCCGTCGCCGGTCCCGGCCGCACCGCCCGCGCGCGAGGTCGCGGTCGTCGCCTTCGCGCAGAGCCGCCACACCCGCGACACCGCCGAGATCTCCGAAGCCGAACTGCTGCTGCCCGTCCTCCAGGACGCGCTGGGCCAGGCGGGCCTGCGCGCCGGGGAGATCGACTTCACCTGCTCGGGGTCGTCGGACTACCTCGCCGGGCGGGCCTTCTCCTTCACCATGGCGCTGGACAGCGTCGGCGCCTGGCCGCCCATCGCCGAGTCGCACGTCGAGACGGACGGCGCCTGGGCGCTGTACGAGGCCTGGGTCAAACTGCTGACCGGCGACGCCGGGACCGCGCTCGTCTACGCGTACGGCAAGTCCTCGTCCGGCGAGGTGCGCGACGTGCTCAGCCGCCAGCTGGACCCGTACTACGTCGCGCCCCTGTGGCCCGACTCCGTCGCCCTGGCCGCCCTCCAGGCCCAGGCCCTCATCGACGCCGGCGCCACCGACGAAGCGGCGCTGGCCGGGGTCGCGGCACGCAGCCGCGCCGACGCGGCGGCCGGTCCGCACGCCCGGCCGACGGGACCCGTACCGCACGGTCCGTACGTGGTCCGGCCCCTGCGCACCGGCGACTGCCCGCCCGTCACCGACGGCGCCGCCGCCGTGGTCCTCGCGGCCGGCGACACCGCGCGGCGGCTGTGCGACCGGCCCGCCTGGATCCGCGGCATGGACCACCGCACCGAGGCCCACGCACTCGGCGTACGGGACCTCACCGACTCACCGTCCACCCGGCTGGCCGCGGAACGCGCCGGAGCCTTCGAACGGCCGGTGGACACCGCCGAACTGCACGCGCCGTTCACCTCCCAGGAAGTGATCCTCCGCAGGGCGCTGCGGCTGGCCGACGGGGTACGGATCAACCCGTCCGGCGGGGCCCTCGCCGCCAACCCCATGATGGCCACCGGACTGGTCCGCATCGGCGAGGCCGCGCGGCGCATCCGGGAAGGCGCCTCCCGGCGGGCGCTGGCCCACGCCACCTCGGGCCCCTGCCTCCAGCAGAACCTGGTCGCCGTACTGGAAGGGGACCCGCGATGA
- a CDS encoding alpha/beta fold hydrolase translates to MSDVQKVQVGDVRLAYRCWGDADAPPALLLHCLGEDGEDWRGVVGQLATTHRVYALDLRGHGASDRPGEYGFERWRDDVAGFLQELRLGPVALIGHSLGALVALLLAAARPELVERLVVEEAAPPRPGAPRQEVPEPPPGPQGFDWQAKVAVVAQRNAPDPAWWDALAKITAPTLVIGGGSASHIPQQDLHDMAEHIPDCRLVTVEGAGHLVHEERPLEFLDAVRTFLAPGP, encoded by the coding sequence ATGAGTGACGTTCAGAAGGTGCAGGTCGGCGACGTCCGCTTGGCATACCGGTGCTGGGGTGACGCGGACGCGCCCCCGGCGCTGCTGCTGCACTGCCTCGGCGAGGACGGTGAGGACTGGCGCGGCGTGGTCGGTCAGCTCGCCACCACCCACCGGGTGTACGCCCTGGATCTGCGCGGGCACGGCGCCAGCGACCGGCCGGGGGAGTACGGCTTCGAGCGCTGGCGCGACGACGTGGCCGGGTTCCTCCAGGAGCTGCGTCTGGGGCCCGTGGCGCTCATCGGCCACTCGCTCGGCGCCCTGGTCGCGCTGCTGCTGGCCGCCGCCCGGCCCGAGCTCGTGGAACGGCTGGTGGTGGAGGAAGCGGCGCCGCCCCGGCCGGGTGCTCCGCGGCAGGAGGTGCCCGAGCCGCCGCCGGGGCCGCAGGGGTTCGACTGGCAGGCCAAGGTCGCCGTGGTGGCGCAGCGCAACGCACCGGACCCGGCGTGGTGGGACGCCCTGGCGAAGATCACCGCGCCGACCCTGGTGATCGGGGGCGGCTCCGCCAGCCACATCCCGCAACAGGACCTCCACGACATGGCCGAACACATCCCGGACTGCCGTCTCGTCACGGTCGAGGGCGCGGGGCACCTCGTCCACGAGGAGCGCCCGCTGGAATTCCTGGACGCGGTCCGGACGTTCCTGGCCCCCGGGCCCTGA